In Cutaneotrichosporon cavernicola HIS019 DNA, chromosome: 1, one DNA window encodes the following:
- the NdufA8 gene encoding uncharacterized protein (Accessory subunit of the mitochondrial membrane respiratory chain NADH dehydrogenase (Complex I), that is believed not to be involved in catalysis. Complex I functions in the transfer of electrons from NADH to the respiratory chain. The immediate electron acceptor for the enzyme is believed to be ubiquinone), with the protein MASHREATQPDKDYVDPNPMPPSVPHVNELGTTSAPLKSASYFIGDYCREVNEDFMLCKNQDRDPAHCLKEGRKVTRCAQEVISKIREACLVEFDAHWKCLENNNQYLQACRKQEKPFNQCVFTNFGLKKNIPGAPEGEPQVFEKKHPIFTRVQK; encoded by the exons ATGGCAAGCCACCGCGAGGCGACGCAGCCCGACAAGGACTATGTCGACCCCAACCCCATGCCTCCTTCCGTGCCACATgtcaacgagctcggcaccacctcggcgccgcTCAAGTCGGCATCCTACTTCATTGGCGACTACTGCCGCGAGGTCAACG AGGACTTCATGCTTTGCAAGAACCAGGACCGCGACCCCGCGCACTGCCTGAAGGAGGGCCGCAAGGTCACGCGGTGTGCCCAGGAGGTTATTAGCAAGATTCGTGAGGCGTGCTTGGTCGAGTTTGACGCGCACTGGAAGTGCTTGGAGAACAACAACCAG TACCTCCAGGCGTGCCGCAAGCAGGAGAAGCCATTCAACCAGTGCGTCTTCACCAACTTTGGCCTCAAGAAGAACATTCCCGGCGCCCCAGAGGGCGAGCCACAGGTGTTCGAGAAGAAGCACCCGATCTTTACCCGGGTTCAGAAGTAG
- a CDS encoding uncharacterized protein (Putative ER transporter, 6TM, N-terminal), which produces MDNDPNNDRQARPQTPVIKVTDLDQSPRTTQDQDRPPTNPPHPDHITPTPNASTPSSPSRLSDPAPGGPALGPTHSEAKNVPVVNHVSGSTSGPTAVQRSRRRRRSKHIQFTIASESDTEDQRRSSSIRGLPTGNRSNGNGSNGEGMSKQPLSSYEDQKEEVNGKEKPKSKARQLFDKFLANPHIAWIKPKLNKNDMRPVVRCALSLWIGMLFMLIHPVGLQMGQAAFLALIMSIMVPPSAPFVQFLEVMSNLFFYISVAWAWCALGIRVAEATRHPVDPAKVAEKMAQYAGETPMIQQMKVVFDATYLQAGPAIVSCVWLCVGTAVLLWWKMRTQPSPATLPIVLSCILIDVTLTLVPLYPSANYLIPWIVYKPMCFQAGIALLCSLLIPQSVSGQFRGRFVGVLDPLEDAMGKIESLFSEASSMSTFGTKHQPSSLSSFDERAEMDAKITAWGDRSAEIRTVLLKTLAGMQPLNAQQRYLDIDISYGRIPGRDLREIFNVLASVQVRASGFSFFFNTIVNKVRRTALDSKGYNAQSSLNLATLSRPGSRVFSRPGSVKGSAISLKDLRRASASYKDMRRASVADDAPLTPRSTGFETPHDETPDGPTPMVTPDVSDDEHSERESRRESRRTRHESLAHRLFHLPRSRDTSPHSDREHSGSGEPRPRGRRRKNRVLELKDHKDSLRDSALSLLDQLRKSQQPVGVYESQRYMDLESGTDRDLHKAIEQLELLAKGALPLVKALRAGITTACTWSVTSDKKRHAEARDVLSTTALLRVALAEFKEHRGVVTRPYRHLFDPTHKRDAHLSPSQHMGLFYCLVASYHLIEFSEAALKFLDMLIETDARRQRRRLWFPNIMKLFRQFRASVKPEHSDGPDDAQEADAFDHSEEQDDVDMLGQVRGRNPDYKPFGSPGMSLLSRLSAIPDLLFSRSAMFGFKAGVLGCLTSLPAFLASSATFYYYNRGIWCTIMAQMTLAVYAGDTFSSWFSRLLASFWGGIVGLVAWYMGSGSGPGNPYGLAVVCAFLFFGLMLFRVHWPGPTLSNIVFCASVNLVIGYSYLNGHLFRMTNASWGFELAWLRFVCVVIGITAAWIFSLVPPTYSAKRAIRYSYARAISNVGHILCQELSAANDPHSHANMEFNQHVRAELLKQRAKLTKLGMRHEFAQKELSLRGTWPKDAYGGLQAILVETMSLLAMFNHLLPQMPPTWRKALLLRTRMCDPLFLGDVLAVISMTSSALRAAAPLPQITPGPLVAKYHMNRYKGVELPDPAEGWEGMPTHVTAEVLQSDDYMRYALGVSTIYALMTRLDSIVAVCKTLLGENYHIENLKLMETAQVIA; this is translated from the exons ATGGACAACGATCCCAACAACGACAGGCAGGCAAGGCCCCAGACCCCGGTGATCAAGGTGACTGACCTCGATCAGTCTCCCCGAACTACCCAAGATCAAGATCGACCGCCTACCAACCCTCCCCATCCCGACCACATCACTCCCACGCCAAATGCCTCGActccatcctctccatctcgtctATCTGACCCTGCACCGGGAGGACCAGCCTTAGGTCCGACGCACAGCGAGGCGAAGAATGTTCCCGTTGTCAACCACGTCTCCGGCTCTACCAGCGGACCTACAGCGGTCCAACGGTCCCGGCGACGAAGGCGGAGCAAGCATATCCAGTTCACCATCGCCTCCGAGTCGGACACGGAGGATCAGCGCCGGAGCTCGTCTATCCGCGGTCTCCCCACCGGCAACAGAAGTAACGGCAATGGAAGTAATGGGGAGGGCATGTCGAAGCAGCCGCTTTCCTCCTACGAGGaccagaaggaggaggtgaacggcaaggagaagccCAAGTCCAAGGCTCGCCAGCTGTTCGACAAGTTCCTGGCCAACCCGCACATCGCATGGATCAAGCCCAAGCTGAACAAGAACGATATGCGGCCGGTCGTGCGCTGTGCCCTATCC TTATGGATCGGGATGCTGTTCATGCTCATCCATCCCGTCGGCCTTCAGATGGGCCAGGCCGCGTTCCTCGCGCTCATTATGAGTATCATGGTTCCGCCATCTGCGCCGTTCGTCCagttcctcgaggtcatgtCCAACCTCTTCTTCTATATCTCGGTCGCTTGGGCGTGGTGCGCCCTCGGAATCCGCGTGGCGGAGGCTACGAGGCATCCGGTGGACCCGGCCAAGGTCGCTGAGAAGATGGCGCAGTATGCTGGCGAGACTCCCATGATCCAGCAGATGAAAGTG gtGTTCGACGCGACGTATCTCCAAGCCGGGCCAGCGATCGTATCTTGTGTGTGGTTGTGTGTTGGTACGGCGGTGCTC ctcTGGTGGAAGATGCGGACGCAGCCGAGTCCCGCAACGCTGCCGATCGTTCTGTCGTgcatcctcatcgacgtaaccctcaccctcgtgCCCCTCTACCCGTCCGCCAACTACCTGATCCCCTGGATCGTGTACAAGCCCATGTGCTTCCAGGCAGGGATCGCGCTGCTGTGCTCCCTCTTAATCCCGCAGTCCGTCTCTGGCCAGTTCCGGGGTCGTTTCGTgggcgtcctcgacccactcgaggacgcgatgGGCAAGATCGAGTCGCTGTTCTCGGAAGCGAGTAGTATGAGCACATTTGGCACAAAGCACCAACCTTCGAGCCTCTCGAGCTtcgacgagcgcgcagAGATGGACGCCAAGATCACCGCATGGGGTGATCGCAGCGCTGAGATCCGCACTGTGCTTCTTAAGACCTTGGCGGGGATGCAGCCACTTAACGCGCAGCAGCGATACCTTGACATCGACATAAGCTACGGCCGCATTCCGGGGCGCGACTTGCGCGAGATCTTCAACGTGCTGGCCAGCGTGCAGGTGCGCGCCTCCGGCTTCAGCTTCTTCTTCAACACCATCGTCAACAAAGTCCGTCGGACGGCCCTCGACTCCAAAGGCTACAATGCGCAAAGCTCGCTAAACCTGGCAACGTTAAGCCGGCCAGGGAGCCGCGTCTTCTCGCGGCCGGGATCCGTCAAGGGCAGCGCGATCAGTCTCAAGGACCTGCGCCGGGCATCCGCATCTTACAAGGACATGCGGCGCGCCTCTGTGGCAGACGACGCGCCCCTAACCCCTCGTTCAACAGGCTTCGAAACGCCTCACGACGAGACACCCGACGGGCCCACGCCGATGGTCACACCGGATGtgtccgacgacgagcatAGCGAGCGCGAGTCTCGCCGCGAGTCGCGACGCACCAGACACGAGTCGCTCGCCCATCGCCTCTTCCACCTCCCGCGCTCACGCGACACGTCGCCGCACAGCGATCGTGAACACTCCGGGTCAGGGGAGCCGCGTCCGCGCGGCAGGCGTCGCAAGAACCGCGTACtggagctcaaggaccaCAAGGACAGTTTGAGAGACAGCGCGCTATCGTTGCTTGACCAGCTGCGCAAGTCGCAGCAGCCCGTTGGTGTGTACGAGAGCCAGCGGTACATGGACCTCGAGAGCGGCACCGACCGCGACCTCCACAAGGCAATAGAGCAGTTGGAGTTGTTGGCGAAGGGCGCACTCCCGCTTGTTAAGGCGCTGCGCGCGGGCATAACAACGGCGTGCACATGGTCCGTGACGAGCGACAAGAAGCGGCACGCGGAAGCGCGCGACGTACTGAGCACGACGGCGCTGCTACGCGTTGCACTTGCCGAATTCAAGGAGCACCGCGGCGTCGTCACGCGTCCGTACCGCCACCTGTTTGACCCCACGCACAAGCGCGACGCCCATCTCAGCCCGTCGCAGCATATGGGTCTGTTCTACTGCCTAGTCGCAAGCTACCACCTCATTGAGTTCAGTGAGGCCGCCCTCAAGTTCCTGGACATGCTCATTGAGACTGACGCGCGGCGACAGCGTCGCCGCCTGTGGTTCCCAAACATTATGAAGCTGTTCCGGCAGTTCAGGGCAAGCGTCAAGCCCGAACACTCGGATGGACCAGATGACGCACAGGAGGCAGATGCGTTCGACCACTCGGAGGAgcaggacgacgtcgacatgcTCGGCCAGGTGCGCGGACGCAACCCGGACTACAAGCCGTTCGGGAGCCCAGGGATGAGCCTCCTCTCGCGCCTTAGCGCAATTCCCGACCTCCTGTTCAGCCGGAGTGCGATGTTCGGCTTCAAGGCAGGCGTGCTGGGCTGTCTCACCTCGCTTCCAGCGTTCCTAGCCTCGTCAGCGACCTTTTATTACTACAACCGCGGAATCTGGTGTACGATCATGGCGCAGATGACGCTCGCTGTGTATGCGGGCGACACGTTCTCGTCGTGGTTCTCGCGCCTGCTCGCGAGCTTCTGGGGCGGcatcgtcggcctcgtcgcgtGGTACATGGGCTCGGGGTCGGGTCCAGGTAACCCGTACGGCCTTGCGGTCGTATGCGCATTTCTCTTCTTCGGGCTCATGCTGTTCCGCGTGCACTGGCCCGGACCGACGCTTTCCAACATCGTGTTCTGCGCTTCGgtcaacctcgtcatcggGTACTCGTACCTCAACGGCCACCTGTTCCGGATGACGAACGCGTCGTGGGGCTTTGAACTGGCGTGGCTGCGCTTCGTCTGCGTTGTGATCGGAATCACGGCAGCGTGGATCTTCTCATTAG taCCACCGACGTACTCGGCCAAGCGCGCGATCCGGTACAGCTacgcgcgcgcgatctCGAACGTCGGTCACATCCTGTGCCAGGAGTTGAGTGCGGCCAACGACCCCCACTCCCACGCCAACATGGAGTTCAACCAGCACGTGCGCGCCGAACTACTCAAGCAGCGCGCAAAGCTTACCAAGTTGGGGATGAGACATGAGTTTGCGCAGAAAGAGCTCTCGCTACGCGGCACCTGGCCCAAGGACGCCTACGGCGGTCTTCAGGCAATCCTTGTCGAAACAATGTCGCTGTTGGCAATGTtcaaccacctcctccctcaGATGCCACCGACATGGCGTAaagccctcctcctccgcacgCGCATGTGTGACCCCCTCTTCCTGGgtgacgtcctcgccgtcatctCCATGACCTCTTCCGCTTTGAGGGCTGCCGCTCCATTGCCCCAAATCACGCCTGGTCCGCTCGTTGCCAAGTACCACATGAACCGGTACAAGGGCGTTGAGTTGCCTGATCCCGCTGAAGGGTGGGAGGGCATGCCGACGCATGTTACAGCCGAGGTGCTCCAGAGCGACGATTATATGCGgtacgcgctcggcgtGAGTACGATCTACGCGCTGATGACCCGGCTCGACAGTATTGTCGCGGTGTGTAAGACGCTCTTGGGGGAGAACTACCATATTGAGAACCTCAAGCTTATGGAGACGGCGCAAGTGATCGCGTAA
- a CDS encoding uncharacterized protein (Zinc-finger double-stranded RNA-binding) — protein MGNDQSRTRDNKEEIEGPADYYEILQVDIEATAEEIKKSYRKLALINHPDKNHHRAEEATKIFADLQQAYEVLSDPNERAFYDRHRNDHIETNDDDFYDHVRAGDSGVADPKSKFNRRKRGDPGVKIDQLMRFFDPKLARKMDDSAEGFYSVYRTLFNVLASDEVLHTPEGGVPVHYPSFGDSTTPYAPQPGLTKAEKAQSDWARDFYTAWGEFTTEKRFEWVEKWDTHRAETREIRRLMEKENKKVREDHRKEYIDTVRTLVSFIQHRDPRYKAYQAEVKKKKPVGSGTSTPRRAPRVDAEAAKRREEERMRAAEAFQEQEWQKVNVASDEEDEIDEYAQEGDGTGIRMDDGEGGEIFECVACNKTFQSEASWSNHERSKKHKQSVWRMAKEMRAENAGFDEDDFATPLETPAEEFGEAELDDQELMLELLQLEELDLLEAEEKSKLSAMKEAKARKEKANLKDGLLSESESKHEPEPEPEVAPVPRKTKKEPSRKSTPVIDDESDAPSTAEPQMSKRDKRRLREARKKEEAEVAKEMFKEKRKEAKKAVKAGLVPPPLTTKEREMERTEKQFVQPKRKGKKNQKDEKVTVITDEDVERAVADVQSMREKLVEKWAEEWSALIERLRPLLFDSAEKELGILCLGLGRPYGDRTAKIQLALALELASALGALPSSISAFDPVFDEGDTRVLTSLSVTIITDNLRGEHELTDKPTLVYMPHCSKALYESFLAKNYSTRLTSGIVLLGNDLGEYLPGFVRETPGQEKEEDEFQKPKKKRKGRAAPRTYEDSVLRRLVPHFEIAPLSDLPETNLPGFARAFLSLAFQWLPAENAEKVDWETPLPAVQWPEDGEVV, from the exons atgGGTAACGATCAGTCCCGCACCCGAGACAATAAGGAAGAGATAGAAGGCCCTGCCGACTACTACGAGATCCTCCAAGTCGACATAGAGGccaccgccgaggagatcaaA AAATCGTACCGCAAGCTTGCT CTAATCAATCACCCGGACAAGAACCACCACcgtgcggaggaggcgactAAGATCTTCGCAGACCTGCAACAGGCATATGAAGTCCTATCTGACCCTAAT gaaCGAGCGTTCTACGACCGCCATCGTAACGATCATATTGAGACtaacgacgacgacttcTACGACCATGTCCGTGCGGGCGACTCGGGAGTCGCGGACCCCAAATCCAAGTTCAATAGGCGGAAGCGCGGGGATCCCGGTGTCAAGATCGACCAGCTGATGCGATTCTTTGACCCCAAGCTGGCGCGTAAGATGGACGACAGTGCAGAG ggCTTCTACTCCGTGTATAGGACACTGTTCAACGTCCTTGCCTCAGACGAGGTGCTGCACACTCCCGAGGGAGGTGTGCCAGTGCATTACCCTTCCTTCGGTGATTCCACTACGCCTTATGCCCCACAACCCGGCCTTACCaaggcggagaaggcgcaGTCGGACTGGGCACGTGACTTCTACACCGCATGGGGCGAGTTCACGACTGAGAAGCGCTTCGAATGGGTAGAAAAGTGGGACACGCATcgcgccgagacgcgcgagaTCCGCCGCCTTatggagaaggagaacAAGAAGGTCCGCGAGGACCACCGCAAGGAGTACATCGACACTGTTCGG acaCTCGTCTCGTTCATCCAGCACCGCGACCCACGATACAAGGCTTACCAGGCTGAggtgaagaagaagaagccTGTTGGCTCAGGAACTTCCacgccgcgacgcgcgcctcgtGTCGACGCCGAAGCGGCCAAGCggcgtgaggaggagcgtatgcgcgcggccgaggcgttCCAAGAACAGGAATGGCAGAAGGTCAATGTTGCATcggatgaggaggatgagatAGACGAGTATGCCCAAGAGGGCGATGGGACGGGCATCCGgatggatgatggggaGGGCGGTGAGATTTTCGAGTGCGTCGCGTGCAACAAGACGTTCCAGAGCGaggcgagctggtcgaATCATGAGCGTAGCAAGAAGCACAAGCAGTCGGTGTGGCG caTGGCCAAGGAAATGCGCGCGGAGAACGCGGgctttgacgaggacgactttgCCACGCCCTTGGAAACGCCTGCGGAGGAGTTCggagaggccgagctcgatgacCAGGAACTGATGCTCGAGTTGCTGCagctggaggagcttgaCTTGTTGGAGGCTGAAGAGAAGTCGAAATT ATCTGCCATGAAGGAGGCAAAGGCGCGGAAAGAGAAGGCGAACCTTAAAGACGGGTTGCTCTCCGAGTCTGAATCCAAGCATGAGCCTGAGCCTGAACCAGAGGTGGCACCTGTGCCACGTAAGACGAAGAAGGAGCCCTCCAGGAAATCAACACccgtcatcgacgacgaatCGGACGCGCCCTCCACCGCGGAGCCTCAGATGTCGAAGCGCGATAAGAGGCggctgcgcgaggcgcgcaagaaggaggaagccgaagtcgccaaggagatgttcaaggagaagcggaaggaggcgaagaaggccgtcaaggctgGCCTCGTTCCGCCACCCCTGACGACGAAGGAAcgcgagatggagcgcACAGAGAAGCAGTTCGTGCAGCCGAAGCGGAAGGGAAAGAAGAATCAGAAGGATGAGAAGGTCACCGTCAtcacggacgaggacgtcgagcgtgCTGTGGCCGATGTGCAGAGCATGCGTGAGAAGCTGGTTGAGAAGTGGGCCGAAGAGTGGAGTG ccttAATCGAGCGCCTCAGGCCTCTGTTATTCGATAGcgcggagaaggagctcgggatcctctgcctcggcctcgggaGACCGTACGGCGACCGCACGGCCAAGATTCAGCTCGCGCTGGCTCTCGAACTTGCATCGGCCCTTGGCGCACTGCCATCTTCCATCTCGGCTTTCGACCCTGTCTTCGACGAGGGTGACACGCGTGTCCTCACGTCCCTCTCCGTCACCATCATCACCGACAACCTGCGTGGCGAGCATGAGCTCACTGACAAGCCGACGCTGGTGTACATGCCACACTGCAGCAAGGCGCTTTACGAGTCCTTCCTGGCCAAGAATTACTCCACGCGCCTCACCTCGGGAATTGTTCTCCTGGGTAACGACTTGGGAGAGTATCTCCCCGGCTTCGTGCGTGAAACTCCGGGacaggagaaggaggaggacgagttccagaagcccaagaagaagcgcaagggccgcgccgcgcctcgGACATACGAGGACAGCGTGCTGCGCCGTCTGGTGCCGCACTTCGAGATTGCTCCCCTCTCCGACTTGCCAGAGACGAACTTGCCCGGCTTTGCGCGCGCGTTCCTTAGTCTCGCGTTCCAGTGGCTGCCTGCGGAGAATGCGGAGAAGGTGGATTGGGAGACCCCGCTGCCAGCTGTGCAGTGGCCcgaggatggggaggtgGTCTAG
- the TEM1 gene encoding uncharacterized protein (Gtr1/RagA G protein conserved region): MTDQGYASSGSGSGRVSGSEAGDRNAVVLKVGMVGDAGIGKTSLMVKYVEGSFDEDYIQTLGVNFMEKAITIRNTEITFSIWDLGGQREFVSMLPLVSNDAVAILFMFDLTRKATLNSIKEWYRQARGFNKTAIPVLIGTKFDLFATQPLEEQEEITKQAKRFSKAMRAPLIFCSTSHSINVQKIFKIVLAKAFDLKCVIPEIEEVGEPILLYIDV; this comes from the exons ATGACCGACCAAGGCTATGCTTCGTCTGGTTCCGGCAGCGGGCGCGTGTCAGGcagcgaggcgggcgacaGGAACGC TGTCGTGTTAAAGGTCGGCAtggtcggcgacgccggcaTCGGCAAGACGTCGCTCATGGTCAAATATGTGGAGGGAAGCTTCGA CGAAGACTACATCCAAACACTTGGCGTAAACTTTATGGAGAAGGCTATCACCATTCGTAATACGGAGATCACCTTTTCT ATTTGGGATCTAGGTGGGCAGCGCGAGTTCGTGTCCATGCTGCCGCTCGTGTCCAACGATGCCGTCGCGATCCTTTTCATGTTCGACCTCACACGGAAAGCGACGCTCAACAGCATAAAGGAATGGTACCGACAGGCGCGCGGATTCAACAAG acggCCATTCCAGTGTTAATCGGGACCAAGTTCGACCTCTTCGCGACGCAGCCACTTGAGGAACAGGAGGAGATCACCAAGCAGGCCAAGCGGTTCTCAAAGGCCATGCGCGCACCACTT ATCTtctgctcgacgagccaCTCGATCAACGTCCAGAAGATCTTCAAGATTGTGCTTGCTAAGGCGTTTGACCTCAAA TGTGTTATCCCAGAAATCGaagaggttggcgagcCAATCTTGCTGTATATCGACGTGTAG